In a single window of the Agromyces sp. H17E-10 genome:
- a CDS encoding tetratricopeptide repeat protein — protein sequence MPAQFDEAIDSADRLPAEPSRHRGGEQQLLDRLWDFSDPEASAERFRAEAADESNTAHTRAVMTTQLARALGILGRGDDALAALDEVAALEPVPGEPEAYAAELRARVAIERGRLAASDHRPGDAVPELTRGVREAAVAGSPFLVLDALHMLALNDAGHEEEWATEGFDVLDGARDPRVLRWGVALHNNLGWTLHDSGRLTGALMQFEQAVEAADAYGTAEQRHVARWSVARCLRSLGRTDEALALQRELAAERPDDPYVKAELAALTEAEPTIEA from the coding sequence GTGCCTGCTCAGTTTGACGAAGCGATCGACTCCGCCGACCGCCTGCCCGCCGAACCGTCCCGACACCGCGGGGGAGAGCAGCAGCTCCTCGACCGCCTCTGGGACTTCTCCGATCCCGAGGCGAGCGCCGAGCGCTTCCGTGCCGAGGCGGCCGACGAATCGAACACGGCGCACACCAGGGCGGTCATGACGACCCAGTTGGCGCGCGCGCTCGGCATCCTCGGCCGCGGCGACGACGCCCTCGCCGCGCTCGACGAGGTGGCGGCGCTCGAGCCGGTGCCCGGCGAGCCCGAGGCCTACGCCGCGGAGCTGCGCGCACGCGTCGCGATCGAACGGGGCCGGCTCGCGGCATCCGACCACCGCCCCGGCGACGCCGTGCCCGAGCTGACCCGCGGTGTGCGCGAGGCCGCCGTCGCCGGCTCCCCGTTCCTGGTGCTCGACGCGCTGCACATGCTCGCCCTCAACGACGCCGGCCACGAGGAGGAATGGGCGACCGAGGGCTTCGACGTGCTCGACGGTGCCCGCGATCCGCGCGTGCTGCGGTGGGGTGTCGCACTGCACAACAACCTCGGCTGGACCCTGCACGACTCCGGCCGGCTGACCGGCGCGCTCATGCAGTTCGAGCAGGCCGTCGAGGCTGCCGACGCGTACGGCACCGCCGAGCAGCGTCACGTCGCCCGCTGGTCGGTCGCGCGGTGCCTGCGCAGCCTGGGCCGCACCGACGAGGCACTCGCACTGCAGCGGGAGCTCGCGGCCGAACGACCCGACGACCCCTACGTGAAGGCCGAACTCGCCGCCTTGACGGAGGCGGAGCCTACGATCGAGGCATGA
- a CDS encoding AAA family ATPase, which produces MSEAVAVSGEPGATGREIMGIDEVGALAAGIVANVETVIAGKRDAVTAALTVLLAEGHLLIEDVPGVGKTMLAKALARSVDATINRIQFTPDLLPSDVTGVSVFDQSSRRFEFKRGPVFANLVIGDEINRASPKTQSALLECMEERQVTADGTTYRLDAPFTVVATQNPVEMEGTYPLPEAQRDRFMARISMGYPASADELAMLATRETSSPLDGLAPVVSLHELRSMIEAVQHVFTSQPVKEYAVDLARATRDDRQLRLGASPRATLQLIRAAKAHAAMHGRDFVLPDDVDALAVPVLAHRLVPTSRALGAHDRDAGPLIDAIVRRIVGETPVPVGSARRN; this is translated from the coding sequence ATGAGCGAGGCGGTGGCGGTGTCGGGCGAGCCGGGTGCCACCGGTCGCGAGATCATGGGCATCGACGAGGTCGGCGCGCTCGCGGCGGGCATCGTCGCCAACGTCGAGACCGTCATCGCCGGCAAGCGCGACGCCGTCACCGCCGCGCTCACGGTGCTGCTCGCCGAAGGGCATCTGCTCATCGAAGACGTGCCGGGCGTCGGCAAGACCATGCTCGCCAAGGCGCTCGCCCGTTCGGTCGACGCGACGATCAACCGCATCCAGTTCACGCCCGACCTGCTGCCGAGCGACGTGACCGGCGTGTCGGTCTTCGACCAGTCGAGCCGCCGGTTCGAGTTCAAGCGCGGCCCCGTGTTCGCGAACCTCGTCATCGGCGACGAGATCAACCGGGCGAGCCCGAAGACGCAGTCGGCCCTGCTCGAGTGCATGGAGGAGCGCCAAGTCACCGCCGACGGCACGACCTACCGGCTCGATGCGCCGTTCACCGTCGTCGCGACGCAGAACCCGGTCGAGATGGAGGGCACGTACCCGCTGCCCGAGGCGCAGCGCGACCGGTTCATGGCGCGCATCTCGATGGGGTACCCGGCTTCCGCCGACGAGCTCGCGATGCTCGCGACGCGCGAGACGTCGAGCCCGCTCGACGGACTCGCCCCCGTCGTCTCGCTGCACGAGTTGCGGTCGATGATCGAGGCGGTGCAGCACGTCTTCACCTCGCAGCCGGTGAAGGAGTACGCGGTCGACCTGGCGCGCGCCACTCGCGACGACCGGCAGCTCCGGCTCGGCGCGAGCCCGCGGGCGACCCTGCAGCTCATCCGCGCGGCGAAGGCCCACGCCGCCATGCACGGCCGCGACTTCGTGCTGCCCGACGACGTCGATGCGCTCGCCGTGCCGGTGCTCGCGCACCGGCTCGTGCCGACGAGCCGTGCGCTGGGCGCGCACGACCGCGACGCCGGTCCGCTCATCGACGCCATCGTCCGACGCATCGTGGGGGAGACGCCGGTTCCGGTCGGCAGCGCGCGAAGGAACTGA
- a CDS encoding ATP-dependent DNA helicase RecG produces MTAPRPEPGAGEPIAPVPPGSLTLDSKLAGVLGGRTAKAVERAFGYATVGEMLAHYPRRYALRGELTALASLPLDENVTIVAEVLEVRVRDMRQRRGSIVEAKISDGTGVLTLTFFNQRWRENDLRPGRRGIFAGKVGDYKGNRQLAHPDYELFDDLAPVAVGDAAAKRWAESPIPIYPATSTIASWQLAKSMALLLDGLGPVDDPLPASVRSGRGLLGHCDALERVHRPEHESEWKAARRTLRFTEAFVLQTALLQRRAALRSTRALARRPAAGGLLERFDAALPFSLTGDQQLVGAEIAHDLGEPVPMNRLVQGEVGSGKTLVALRAMLAVADSGGQSALLAPTEVLAAQHLRSIAKMLGPELSAELIPTLITGQLPAAERKKALLRAAAGQSRLIVGTHALIGDRVSFADLGLVVVDEQHRFGVEQREALRQKGAEPPHVLVLTATPIPRTVAMTVFGDLDVSTIAELPAGRAGIESQVVPLAIRPAWRPRVWERLAEEVALGRQGFVVCPAIEARVAEDDGETVDLGPGEGGPSAARSGADDGDAANGREPAASAPVASVETVLAELAAHPGFAELRVAPLHGRMSADEKDRVMRAFAAGELDVLVSTTVIEVGVDVPNASVMVVVDADRFGVSQLHQLRGRVGRGSVPGLCLLVTQAPPGSLALQRVEAVSATLDGFELARVDLELRREGDVLGASQSGGRSSLKLLRVVRDGDVIADARAEAEQLLETDPELADHRALAAAVHRRLDDEASGYLSKG; encoded by the coding sequence ATGACCGCCCCACGCCCCGAGCCGGGTGCCGGCGAGCCGATCGCGCCCGTCCCGCCCGGCAGTCTCACGCTCGACTCGAAACTCGCGGGCGTGCTCGGCGGGCGCACGGCGAAGGCGGTCGAGCGTGCGTTCGGCTACGCGACCGTCGGCGAGATGCTCGCGCACTACCCGCGTCGGTACGCGCTGCGCGGCGAACTGACCGCGCTCGCCTCGCTGCCGCTCGACGAGAACGTCACGATCGTGGCCGAGGTGCTCGAGGTGCGCGTGCGCGACATGCGACAGCGCCGGGGTTCGATCGTCGAGGCGAAGATCTCCGACGGCACCGGCGTGCTCACGCTCACGTTCTTCAACCAGCGCTGGCGCGAGAACGACCTGCGGCCGGGCCGACGCGGCATCTTCGCGGGCAAGGTGGGCGACTACAAGGGCAACCGCCAGCTCGCCCACCCCGACTACGAGCTCTTCGACGATCTCGCACCGGTCGCCGTCGGCGACGCGGCGGCCAAGCGCTGGGCCGAGTCGCCCATCCCGATCTACCCGGCGACGTCGACGATCGCGAGCTGGCAGCTCGCCAAGTCGATGGCGCTCCTGCTCGACGGGCTCGGCCCGGTCGACGACCCGCTGCCCGCGTCGGTGCGATCGGGGCGAGGGCTCCTCGGGCACTGCGACGCCCTCGAGCGCGTGCATCGTCCCGAGCACGAGTCCGAGTGGAAGGCCGCGCGCCGTACCCTCCGGTTCACCGAGGCGTTCGTGCTGCAGACCGCCCTCCTGCAGCGGCGCGCCGCACTCCGCTCGACCCGTGCCCTCGCGCGGCGTCCGGCGGCCGGTGGCCTGCTCGAGCGCTTCGACGCCGCGCTGCCGTTCTCGCTCACCGGCGACCAGCAGCTGGTGGGCGCCGAGATCGCGCACGACCTCGGCGAGCCCGTGCCGATGAACCGGCTCGTGCAGGGCGAGGTCGGCTCGGGCAAGACCCTCGTCGCCCTGCGGGCCATGCTCGCCGTCGCCGACTCCGGCGGGCAGTCGGCGCTCCTCGCGCCGACCGAGGTGCTCGCTGCCCAGCACCTGCGTTCGATCGCGAAGATGCTCGGCCCCGAGCTCTCGGCCGAGCTGATCCCGACCCTCATCACGGGGCAGCTGCCCGCCGCCGAGCGCAAGAAGGCGCTGCTGCGGGCTGCCGCGGGCCAGTCGCGCCTCATCGTCGGCACGCACGCGCTCATCGGCGATCGCGTCTCGTTCGCCGACCTCGGACTCGTCGTCGTCGACGAGCAGCACCGCTTCGGCGTCGAGCAGCGCGAGGCCCTGCGCCAGAAGGGGGCCGAGCCGCCGCACGTGCTCGTGCTCACCGCCACGCCGATTCCGCGCACCGTGGCCATGACGGTCTTCGGCGACCTCGACGTGTCGACCATCGCCGAGCTGCCGGCCGGTCGCGCCGGCATCGAGTCGCAGGTCGTGCCGCTCGCGATCCGGCCGGCATGGCGGCCGCGGGTCTGGGAGCGTCTCGCCGAAGAGGTCGCGCTCGGTCGGCAGGGCTTCGTCGTGTGCCCCGCCATCGAGGCGCGCGTCGCCGAGGACGACGGCGAGACCGTCGACCTCGGGCCGGGCGAGGGCGGCCCGAGCGCCGCCCGCTCCGGCGCCGACGACGGCGACGCCGCGAACGGGCGCGAGCCGGCGGCATCCGCGCCGGTCGCCTCGGTCGAGACGGTGCTCGCCGAGCTGGCCGCGCACCCCGGGTTCGCCGAGCTGCGGGTCGCCCCCCTCCACGGCCGCATGAGCGCCGACGAGAAAGACCGGGTCATGCGGGCCTTCGCGGCCGGCGAGCTCGACGTGCTCGTCTCGACGACCGTGATCGAGGTCGGCGTCGACGTGCCCAACGCGAGCGTCATGGTCGTCGTCGACGCCGATCGGTTCGGCGTCTCGCAGCTGCATCAGCTGCGCGGGCGGGTCGGCCGGGGTTCGGTGCCCGGCCTCTGCCTGCTCGTGACGCAGGCGCCGCCCGGTTCGCTCGCACTGCAGCGCGTCGAGGCCGTCTCGGCGACCCTCGACGGGTTCGAGCTCGCCCGGGTCGACCTCGAGCTCCGGCGCGAGGGCGACGTGCTCGGGGCCTCGCAGTCGGGCGGCCGGTCGTCGCTCAAGCTGCTGCGGGTGGTGCGCGACGGCGACGTCATCGCCGACGCACGAGCCGAGGCCGAGCAGCTGCTCGAGACCGACCCCGAGCTCGCCGACCACCGCGCGCTCGCCGCCGCCGTGCACCGGCGGCTCGACGACGAGGCGAGCGGATACCTGAGCAAGGGCTGA
- the coaD gene encoding pantetheine-phosphate adenylyltransferase, translating to MQRIAVVPGSFDPVTRGHLDVIARAAGLYDELHVVVVHNPDKSALLPIAQRVALIERSIEDAGIEGRIVVASWSMGLLVDYCTDVGATVLVKGIRSQVDVAYETPMAIVNRHLAGVETVFLLPDPANAHVSSSLVRQVASLGGDVAPYVPTVVADYLETAMTP from the coding sequence ATGCAGCGGATCGCCGTCGTTCCCGGATCGTTCGACCCCGTCACGCGCGGCCACCTCGACGTGATCGCGCGGGCCGCGGGCCTCTACGACGAACTGCACGTCGTCGTCGTGCACAACCCCGACAAGTCGGCGCTGCTGCCGATCGCACAGCGCGTCGCGCTCATCGAACGCTCGATCGAGGACGCCGGCATCGAGGGTCGCATCGTCGTCGCATCCTGGAGCATGGGGCTGCTCGTCGACTACTGCACCGACGTCGGCGCGACGGTGCTCGTGAAGGGCATCCGCTCGCAGGTCGACGTGGCCTACGAGACGCCCATGGCGATCGTCAACCGCCATCTCGCCGGCGTCGAGACGGTCTTCCTCCTGCCCGACCCGGCGAACGCCCACGTGTCGAGCTCGCTCGTGCGGCAGGTCGCGTCGCTCGGCGGCGATGTCGCCCCCTACGTGCCGACCGTCGTCGCCGACTACCTCGAGACGGCGATGACGCCATGA
- a CDS encoding DUF58 domain-containing protein: MKRPRLLRSTAWPRLTRRGGALIVVGVVLLAVSLWFDLRDIMLLAFVGIAMPAVAALFVALRAPRLAVTRTFTPPVVSAGSGASVAITVRNRSRRTFDGAHWRDRVPEGLDAPPEAVLPAIGPYEAVLPSGDDTVRLEYRLRLPRRGVYGIGPLRVGVFDPFALARFDRDAGTRHDVVVTPRVTPLERALGSAASVDGVLHGLQRRTHPNSDELIAREYRYGDPMRRVNWAATARRGELMVREEEQRGDPEVRILIDTTLAARPRTGAFAHAAPDQGHAGFELGVEVVASIGVHLLERGFRVRCDPVADPGRGSLASGTASGPYRMPGGDRMLLEDLARLEVARRDDAASRMPRNERVGGEVRAREARMPGFAVLVEPDERDAATLVALRQTIEPAIAFVAETVTHRVVEALEEADWRVVRVRRPAAIGDAWSGIAVRAEHGVQAEEAGRDASR; the protein is encoded by the coding sequence ATGAAGCGCCCGCGCCTCCTCCGATCGACCGCATGGCCGCGGCTGACGAGGCGCGGTGGCGCCCTCATCGTCGTCGGGGTGGTGCTACTCGCCGTCTCGCTGTGGTTCGACCTGCGCGACATCATGCTGCTCGCCTTCGTCGGCATCGCGATGCCCGCCGTGGCAGCGCTCTTCGTCGCGCTGCGGGCACCGAGACTCGCGGTCACCCGCACCTTCACACCTCCCGTCGTCAGCGCGGGCTCCGGGGCGAGCGTCGCGATCACGGTGCGCAATCGCTCCCGACGCACCTTCGACGGGGCGCACTGGCGCGACCGGGTTCCCGAGGGGCTCGACGCGCCGCCCGAGGCGGTGCTGCCGGCGATCGGCCCGTACGAGGCGGTGCTGCCGTCGGGCGACGACACGGTCCGACTCGAGTACCGGCTGCGGCTCCCGCGGCGCGGCGTCTACGGCATCGGACCGCTGCGCGTCGGCGTCTTCGACCCGTTCGCCCTCGCCCGCTTCGACCGGGACGCCGGCACCCGCCACGACGTCGTAGTCACGCCACGGGTCACGCCGCTCGAGCGCGCGCTCGGGTCGGCGGCGAGCGTCGACGGCGTGCTCCACGGGCTGCAGCGCCGCACGCATCCCAACTCCGATGAGCTCATCGCGCGCGAGTACCGCTACGGCGATCCGATGCGCCGCGTCAACTGGGCGGCCACGGCTCGCCGGGGCGAGCTCATGGTTCGCGAGGAGGAGCAGCGGGGCGACCCAGAGGTGCGCATCCTCATCGACACGACGCTCGCCGCTCGCCCGCGCACCGGCGCGTTCGCCCACGCGGCACCCGACCAGGGGCATGCGGGCTTCGAGCTCGGCGTGGAGGTCGTCGCCTCGATCGGCGTGCACCTGCTCGAACGCGGGTTCCGAGTCCGCTGCGATCCGGTGGCCGACCCTGGTCGCGGTTCGCTCGCGAGCGGCACCGCGTCGGGGCCCTATCGCATGCCGGGCGGCGATCGGATGCTGCTCGAGGACCTCGCCCGGCTCGAGGTCGCGCGCCGAGACGACGCAGCATCCCGGATGCCGCGAAACGAGCGCGTCGGCGGGGAGGTCCGCGCGCGGGAGGCGCGGATGCCGGGCTTCGCCGTGCTCGTCGAACCCGACGAACGCGACGCCGCGACCCTGGTGGCGCTCCGCCAGACGATCGAGCCGGCGATCGCATTCGTCGCGGAGACCGTGACCCACCGCGTCGTCGAAGCCCTCGAGGAGGCCGACTGGCGCGTCGTTCGGGTGCGCCGACCCGCCGCGATCGGTGACGCCTGGTCGGGCATCGCCGTCCGAGCCGAGCACGGCGTGCAGGCGGAGGAGGCCGGGCGCGATGCATCCCGATGA